In the genome of Vanacampus margaritifer isolate UIUO_Vmar chromosome 1, RoL_Vmar_1.0, whole genome shotgun sequence, one region contains:
- the LOC144055290 gene encoding inactive dipeptidyl peptidase 10-like isoform X1, translating into MNQTASVSHQIECHPTKDVKEFVDTSTPQRNWKGIAISLLVIVAVCSLITMSVVVLTPADLPGSIKSALTVDDLYSSEFTVHDPEVTWISDSEVAYRNRDNNVVRFDFTLNETQVLLSNATFVSFKVAKYSLSADLQYALFAYDVKQMYRYSYQASYIVYNIYTREVWELNPPEVSNAVLQYAAWGKQGQQLMYVFENNIYYQSDVRSNSLRITSSGMDGVIFNGLADWLYEEEILHSHLAHWWSPDGEKLAFLTINDTLVPNMALAQFTGSTYPRGLQYPYPMAGQTNPAVKLSVVNLFGVTHTVELQPPNQIRDFYITMVKWIRNTHLAVRWLARAQNASVLTVCDAAVGVCLARHEDTSDTWIPRQNQEPLFSKDMSKFFLAVPERQSGGQGEFHHIAMFTKKLQGNKNEIERITSGAWEVTQIVSYDENKQLIYFLSTEDSAQQRHLYSVSTLGAFPRQCLTCGLREACTFFEANISPDAEGAILHCKGKSLNVTLFGDLFSCSQRHFYLVCFSFLEALVGPGVPSVLLLSLDEVESYFILENNRPLWSLLSTKRMVQTQIHTIHHNNFELPLKLILPHDFSESFLYGLLLIIGSSPGDQAVTEEFSLDWDRVLVGSEQVIVARLDGRGSGFRGQKMLHQLYHNIGQVDVEDQKAALAYLAKLPFIDPTRVGVFGEDYGGYLTLMLLKSTEGMIRCAAAQAPVVDWTMYASAFSERYFGLPSTEENIYQMSQVLPDLKGLQGGTLFLAHGTADANVHFQHSAELIKHLIRVGANYTMQIYPDEGHFLSRRSQIQLRHSLIGYFTGCLLDASSLLDRQAEDE; encoded by the exons ATGAACCAAACTGCATCCGTCTCTCATCAGATTGAGTGTCACCCCACCAAGGATGTCAAG GAGTTTGTGGACACCAGCACTCCTCAAAGGAACTGGAAGGGGATCGCCATCTCTCTGCTGGTGATTGTGGCTGTCTGCTCACTCATCACCATGTCTGTGGTCGTCCTCACACCTG CCGATCTCCCAGGCAGCATCAAGTCTGCATTGACTGTAGATGATCTGTACTCTTCAGAGTTCACTGTGCACGACCCAGAAGTCACATGGATAAGTG ATTCCGAGGTGGCGTACAGGAACCGAGATAACAATGTTGTGAGATTTGATTTCACCCTCAACGAGACGCAAGTCCTGCTTAGCAACGCGACCTTT GTGTCCTTCAAGGTGGCAAAGTACTCGCTCTCGGCAGACCTTCAATACGCGCTCTTTGCTTATGACGTCAAACAG ATGTACAGATATTCCTACCAGGCTTCCTACATTGTTTACAACATATACACACG GGAGGTTTGGGAACTAAACCCTCCAGAAGTTTCCAACGCTGTGCTGCAGTATGCGGCGTGGGGGAAACAAGGACAACAACTG ATGTACGTCTTTGAGAACAACATCTACTACCAGTCGGACGTGAGGAGCAACTCCCTGAGGATCACCTCTTCTGGCATGGATGGTGTCATCTTCAACGGGCTTGCTGACTGGCTTTATGAAG AGGAGATTCTGCACTCGCATTTGGCCCACTGGTGGTCCCCTGATGGCGAGAAACTGGCTTTCCTCACCATCAACGACACATTGGTACCCAACATGGCTTTGGCCCAGTTCACTGGCAGCACCTACCCTCGAGGACTCCAGTACCCGTATCCCATG GCTGGCCAGACAAACCCTGCGGTCAAGCTGTCTGTGGTCAATCTCTTCGGGGTGACACACACTGTGGAGCTGCAGCCTCCCAATCAGATACG GGATTTCTACATCACCATGGTGAAGTGGATCCGTAACACGCACCTCGCCGTGCGCTGGCTCGCTCGGGCCCAGAATGCATCAGTGCTGACAGTGTGCGATGCCGCCGTAGGAGTCTGCCTGGCG AGGCATGAGGATACTTCAGACACGTGGATCCCCAGGCAG AACCAGGAGCCTCTGTTTTCTAAAGACATGAGCAAGTTTTTTCTTGCCGTTCCTGAGAGACAAAGCGGAGGTCAGGGTGAATTCCACCACATCGCCATGTTTACCAAAAAG ctcCAAGGGAACAAGAATGAGATTGAGCGAATAACATCCGGTGCCTGGGAGGTGACACAAATTGTGTCTTACGATGAAAACAAGCAGCTCAT ATACTTCCTGAGCACAGAAGATTCTGCACAACAGAGGCATTTGTACAG CGTGTCCACCCTGGGTGCGTTTCCACGGCAATGCCTCACCTGCGGACTGCGTGAGGCGTGCACCTTCTTTGAGGCTAACATCAGCCCTGACGCGGAAGGCGCCATCTTGCATTGCAAAGGCAAATCTCTCAATGTGACCTTGTTTGGTGACCTGTTTTCATGTTCACAAAGACACTTTTACcttgtttgcttttcttttcttgaggCGCTCGTAGGTCCGGGAGTTCCATCGGTGCTGCTTCTTAGTTTGGATGAGGTGGAAT CCTATTTCATCCTGGAAAACAATCGCCCTCTGTGGTCGCTGCTGTCCACCAAAAGAATGGTTCAGACCCAAATCCACACCATCCATCATAACAACTTTG AGCTGCCTCTGAAGCTCATCCTTCCTCATGACTTCTCCGAGTCCTTCCTCTATGGCCTTCTGCTCATCAT CGGCAGCTCTCCTGGTGATCAGGCGGTCACGGAGGAGTTTAGTCTGGACTGGGACAGGGTGCTGGTGGGGTCGGAGCAGGTGATTGTGGCTCGGCTCGACGGTCGAGGTTCAGGGTTCCGGGGTCAAAA GATGTTGCATCAGCTCTACCACAACATTGGGCAGGTGGACGTTGAGGACCAGAAAGCAGCTCTAGC GTACTTGGCGAAGCTTCCTTTTATCGATCCAACTAGGGTTGGCGTTTTTGGAGAG gactacggcggCTACCTGACGCTGATGCTACTCAAGTCAACTGAGGGGATGATCCGATGCGCTGCCGCTCAGGCTCCTGTTGTTGACTGGACCATGTATG CTTCAGCATTCTCAGAGCGATATTTTGGCTTGCCTTCAACTGAGGAGAACATTTATCAA ATGTCCCAAGTTCTCCCAGACCTGAAAGGCCTGCAGGGAGGAACTCTGTTCCTTGCCCATGGGACTGCTGACG CAAATGTTCACTTTCAGCACTCAGCGGAGCTCATCAAGCACTTGATCAGGGTGGGAGCCAACTACACCATGCAG ATCTACCCCGATGAAGGCCACTTCCTGTCGAGACGCAGCCAGATTCAGCTGAGGCACTCTTTGATTGGTTATTTCACAGGTTGCCTGTTGGACGCGTCGTCGTTACTGGACCGGCAAGCGGAAGATGAGTGA
- the LOC144055290 gene encoding inactive dipeptidyl peptidase 10-like isoform X4: MNQTASVSHQIECHPTKDVKEFVDTSTPQRNWKGIAISLLVIVAVCSLITMSVVVLTPADLPGSIKSALTVDDLYSSEFTVHDPEVTWISDSEVAYRNRDNNVVRFDFTLNETQVLLSNATFVSFKVAKYSLSADLQYALFAYDVKQMYRYSYQASYIVYNIYTREVWELNPPEVSNAVLQYAAWGKQGQQLMYVFENNIYYQSDVRSNSLRITSSGMDGVIFNGLADWLYEEEILHSHLAHWWSPDGEKLAFLTINDTLVPNMALAQFTGSTYPRGLQYPYPMAGQTNPAVKLSVVNLFGVTHTVELQPPNQIRDFYITMVKWIRNTHLAVRWLARAQNASVLTVCDAAVGVCLARHEDTSDTWIPRQNQEPLFSKDMSKFFLAVPERQSGGQGEFHHIAMFTKKLQGNKNEIERITSGAWEVTQIVSYDENKQLIYFLSTEDSAQQRHLYSVSTLGAFPRQCLTCGLREACTFFEANISPDAEGAILHCKGPGVPSVLLLSLDEVESYFILENNRPLWSLLSTKRMVQTQIHTIHHNNFELPLKLILPHDFSESFLYGLLLIIGSSPGDQAVTEEFSLDWDRVLVGSEQVIVARLDGRGSGFRGQKMLHQLYHNIGQVDVEDQKAALAYLAKLPFIDPTRVGVFGEDYGGYLTLMLLKSTEGMIRCAAAQAPVVDWTMYASAFSERYFGLPSTEENIYQMSQVLPDLKGLQGGTLFLAHGTADANVHFQHSAELIKHLIRVGANYTMQIYPDEGHFLSRRSQIQLRHSLIGYFTGCLLDASSLLDRQAEDE; the protein is encoded by the exons ATGAACCAAACTGCATCCGTCTCTCATCAGATTGAGTGTCACCCCACCAAGGATGTCAAG GAGTTTGTGGACACCAGCACTCCTCAAAGGAACTGGAAGGGGATCGCCATCTCTCTGCTGGTGATTGTGGCTGTCTGCTCACTCATCACCATGTCTGTGGTCGTCCTCACACCTG CCGATCTCCCAGGCAGCATCAAGTCTGCATTGACTGTAGATGATCTGTACTCTTCAGAGTTCACTGTGCACGACCCAGAAGTCACATGGATAAGTG ATTCCGAGGTGGCGTACAGGAACCGAGATAACAATGTTGTGAGATTTGATTTCACCCTCAACGAGACGCAAGTCCTGCTTAGCAACGCGACCTTT GTGTCCTTCAAGGTGGCAAAGTACTCGCTCTCGGCAGACCTTCAATACGCGCTCTTTGCTTATGACGTCAAACAG ATGTACAGATATTCCTACCAGGCTTCCTACATTGTTTACAACATATACACACG GGAGGTTTGGGAACTAAACCCTCCAGAAGTTTCCAACGCTGTGCTGCAGTATGCGGCGTGGGGGAAACAAGGACAACAACTG ATGTACGTCTTTGAGAACAACATCTACTACCAGTCGGACGTGAGGAGCAACTCCCTGAGGATCACCTCTTCTGGCATGGATGGTGTCATCTTCAACGGGCTTGCTGACTGGCTTTATGAAG AGGAGATTCTGCACTCGCATTTGGCCCACTGGTGGTCCCCTGATGGCGAGAAACTGGCTTTCCTCACCATCAACGACACATTGGTACCCAACATGGCTTTGGCCCAGTTCACTGGCAGCACCTACCCTCGAGGACTCCAGTACCCGTATCCCATG GCTGGCCAGACAAACCCTGCGGTCAAGCTGTCTGTGGTCAATCTCTTCGGGGTGACACACACTGTGGAGCTGCAGCCTCCCAATCAGATACG GGATTTCTACATCACCATGGTGAAGTGGATCCGTAACACGCACCTCGCCGTGCGCTGGCTCGCTCGGGCCCAGAATGCATCAGTGCTGACAGTGTGCGATGCCGCCGTAGGAGTCTGCCTGGCG AGGCATGAGGATACTTCAGACACGTGGATCCCCAGGCAG AACCAGGAGCCTCTGTTTTCTAAAGACATGAGCAAGTTTTTTCTTGCCGTTCCTGAGAGACAAAGCGGAGGTCAGGGTGAATTCCACCACATCGCCATGTTTACCAAAAAG ctcCAAGGGAACAAGAATGAGATTGAGCGAATAACATCCGGTGCCTGGGAGGTGACACAAATTGTGTCTTACGATGAAAACAAGCAGCTCAT ATACTTCCTGAGCACAGAAGATTCTGCACAACAGAGGCATTTGTACAG CGTGTCCACCCTGGGTGCGTTTCCACGGCAATGCCTCACCTGCGGACTGCGTGAGGCGTGCACCTTCTTTGAGGCTAACATCAGCCCTGACGCGGAAGGCGCCATCTTGCATTGCAAAG GTCCGGGAGTTCCATCGGTGCTGCTTCTTAGTTTGGATGAGGTGGAAT CCTATTTCATCCTGGAAAACAATCGCCCTCTGTGGTCGCTGCTGTCCACCAAAAGAATGGTTCAGACCCAAATCCACACCATCCATCATAACAACTTTG AGCTGCCTCTGAAGCTCATCCTTCCTCATGACTTCTCCGAGTCCTTCCTCTATGGCCTTCTGCTCATCAT CGGCAGCTCTCCTGGTGATCAGGCGGTCACGGAGGAGTTTAGTCTGGACTGGGACAGGGTGCTGGTGGGGTCGGAGCAGGTGATTGTGGCTCGGCTCGACGGTCGAGGTTCAGGGTTCCGGGGTCAAAA GATGTTGCATCAGCTCTACCACAACATTGGGCAGGTGGACGTTGAGGACCAGAAAGCAGCTCTAGC GTACTTGGCGAAGCTTCCTTTTATCGATCCAACTAGGGTTGGCGTTTTTGGAGAG gactacggcggCTACCTGACGCTGATGCTACTCAAGTCAACTGAGGGGATGATCCGATGCGCTGCCGCTCAGGCTCCTGTTGTTGACTGGACCATGTATG CTTCAGCATTCTCAGAGCGATATTTTGGCTTGCCTTCAACTGAGGAGAACATTTATCAA ATGTCCCAAGTTCTCCCAGACCTGAAAGGCCTGCAGGGAGGAACTCTGTTCCTTGCCCATGGGACTGCTGACG CAAATGTTCACTTTCAGCACTCAGCGGAGCTCATCAAGCACTTGATCAGGGTGGGAGCCAACTACACCATGCAG ATCTACCCCGATGAAGGCCACTTCCTGTCGAGACGCAGCCAGATTCAGCTGAGGCACTCTTTGATTGGTTATTTCACAGGTTGCCTGTTGGACGCGTCGTCGTTACTGGACCGGCAAGCGGAAGATGAGTGA
- the LOC144055290 gene encoding inactive dipeptidyl peptidase 10-like isoform X3 has product MMEPELRFLEEFVDTSTPQRNWKGIAISLLVIVAVCSLITMSVVVLTPADLPGSIKSALTVDDLYSSEFTVHDPEVTWISDSEVAYRNRDNNVVRFDFTLNETQVLLSNATFVSFKVAKYSLSADLQYALFAYDVKQMYRYSYQASYIVYNIYTREVWELNPPEVSNAVLQYAAWGKQGQQLMYVFENNIYYQSDVRSNSLRITSSGMDGVIFNGLADWLYEEEILHSHLAHWWSPDGEKLAFLTINDTLVPNMALAQFTGSTYPRGLQYPYPMAGQTNPAVKLSVVNLFGVTHTVELQPPNQIRDFYITMVKWIRNTHLAVRWLARAQNASVLTVCDAAVGVCLARHEDTSDTWIPRQNQEPLFSKDMSKFFLAVPERQSGGQGEFHHIAMFTKKLQGNKNEIERITSGAWEVTQIVSYDENKQLIYFLSTEDSAQQRHLYSVSTLGAFPRQCLTCGLREACTFFEANISPDAEGAILHCKGKSLNVTLFGDLFSCSQRHFYLVCFSFLEALVGPGVPSVLLLSLDEVESYFILENNRPLWSLLSTKRMVQTQIHTIHHNNFELPLKLILPHDFSESFLYGLLLIIGSSPGDQAVTEEFSLDWDRVLVGSEQVIVARLDGRGSGFRGQKMLHQLYHNIGQVDVEDQKAALAYLAKLPFIDPTRVGVFGEDYGGYLTLMLLKSTEGMIRCAAAQAPVVDWTMYASAFSERYFGLPSTEENIYQMSQVLPDLKGLQGGTLFLAHGTADANVHFQHSAELIKHLIRVGANYTMQIYPDEGHFLSRRSQIQLRHSLIGYFTGCLLDASSLLDRQAEDE; this is encoded by the exons ATGATGGAGCCAGAACTGAGATTCTTGGAG GAGTTTGTGGACACCAGCACTCCTCAAAGGAACTGGAAGGGGATCGCCATCTCTCTGCTGGTGATTGTGGCTGTCTGCTCACTCATCACCATGTCTGTGGTCGTCCTCACACCTG CCGATCTCCCAGGCAGCATCAAGTCTGCATTGACTGTAGATGATCTGTACTCTTCAGAGTTCACTGTGCACGACCCAGAAGTCACATGGATAAGTG ATTCCGAGGTGGCGTACAGGAACCGAGATAACAATGTTGTGAGATTTGATTTCACCCTCAACGAGACGCAAGTCCTGCTTAGCAACGCGACCTTT GTGTCCTTCAAGGTGGCAAAGTACTCGCTCTCGGCAGACCTTCAATACGCGCTCTTTGCTTATGACGTCAAACAG ATGTACAGATATTCCTACCAGGCTTCCTACATTGTTTACAACATATACACACG GGAGGTTTGGGAACTAAACCCTCCAGAAGTTTCCAACGCTGTGCTGCAGTATGCGGCGTGGGGGAAACAAGGACAACAACTG ATGTACGTCTTTGAGAACAACATCTACTACCAGTCGGACGTGAGGAGCAACTCCCTGAGGATCACCTCTTCTGGCATGGATGGTGTCATCTTCAACGGGCTTGCTGACTGGCTTTATGAAG AGGAGATTCTGCACTCGCATTTGGCCCACTGGTGGTCCCCTGATGGCGAGAAACTGGCTTTCCTCACCATCAACGACACATTGGTACCCAACATGGCTTTGGCCCAGTTCACTGGCAGCACCTACCCTCGAGGACTCCAGTACCCGTATCCCATG GCTGGCCAGACAAACCCTGCGGTCAAGCTGTCTGTGGTCAATCTCTTCGGGGTGACACACACTGTGGAGCTGCAGCCTCCCAATCAGATACG GGATTTCTACATCACCATGGTGAAGTGGATCCGTAACACGCACCTCGCCGTGCGCTGGCTCGCTCGGGCCCAGAATGCATCAGTGCTGACAGTGTGCGATGCCGCCGTAGGAGTCTGCCTGGCG AGGCATGAGGATACTTCAGACACGTGGATCCCCAGGCAG AACCAGGAGCCTCTGTTTTCTAAAGACATGAGCAAGTTTTTTCTTGCCGTTCCTGAGAGACAAAGCGGAGGTCAGGGTGAATTCCACCACATCGCCATGTTTACCAAAAAG ctcCAAGGGAACAAGAATGAGATTGAGCGAATAACATCCGGTGCCTGGGAGGTGACACAAATTGTGTCTTACGATGAAAACAAGCAGCTCAT ATACTTCCTGAGCACAGAAGATTCTGCACAACAGAGGCATTTGTACAG CGTGTCCACCCTGGGTGCGTTTCCACGGCAATGCCTCACCTGCGGACTGCGTGAGGCGTGCACCTTCTTTGAGGCTAACATCAGCCCTGACGCGGAAGGCGCCATCTTGCATTGCAAAGGCAAATCTCTCAATGTGACCTTGTTTGGTGACCTGTTTTCATGTTCACAAAGACACTTTTACcttgtttgcttttcttttcttgaggCGCTCGTAGGTCCGGGAGTTCCATCGGTGCTGCTTCTTAGTTTGGATGAGGTGGAAT CCTATTTCATCCTGGAAAACAATCGCCCTCTGTGGTCGCTGCTGTCCACCAAAAGAATGGTTCAGACCCAAATCCACACCATCCATCATAACAACTTTG AGCTGCCTCTGAAGCTCATCCTTCCTCATGACTTCTCCGAGTCCTTCCTCTATGGCCTTCTGCTCATCAT CGGCAGCTCTCCTGGTGATCAGGCGGTCACGGAGGAGTTTAGTCTGGACTGGGACAGGGTGCTGGTGGGGTCGGAGCAGGTGATTGTGGCTCGGCTCGACGGTCGAGGTTCAGGGTTCCGGGGTCAAAA GATGTTGCATCAGCTCTACCACAACATTGGGCAGGTGGACGTTGAGGACCAGAAAGCAGCTCTAGC GTACTTGGCGAAGCTTCCTTTTATCGATCCAACTAGGGTTGGCGTTTTTGGAGAG gactacggcggCTACCTGACGCTGATGCTACTCAAGTCAACTGAGGGGATGATCCGATGCGCTGCCGCTCAGGCTCCTGTTGTTGACTGGACCATGTATG CTTCAGCATTCTCAGAGCGATATTTTGGCTTGCCTTCAACTGAGGAGAACATTTATCAA ATGTCCCAAGTTCTCCCAGACCTGAAAGGCCTGCAGGGAGGAACTCTGTTCCTTGCCCATGGGACTGCTGACG CAAATGTTCACTTTCAGCACTCAGCGGAGCTCATCAAGCACTTGATCAGGGTGGGAGCCAACTACACCATGCAG ATCTACCCCGATGAAGGCCACTTCCTGTCGAGACGCAGCCAGATTCAGCTGAGGCACTCTTTGATTGGTTATTTCACAGGTTGCCTGTTGGACGCGTCGTCGTTACTGGACCGGCAAGCGGAAGATGAGTGA
- the LOC144055290 gene encoding inactive dipeptidyl peptidase 10-like isoform X2: MTASKDPSKKKSKEDPQDEEFVDTSTPQRNWKGIAISLLVIVAVCSLITMSVVVLTPADLPGSIKSALTVDDLYSSEFTVHDPEVTWISDSEVAYRNRDNNVVRFDFTLNETQVLLSNATFVSFKVAKYSLSADLQYALFAYDVKQMYRYSYQASYIVYNIYTREVWELNPPEVSNAVLQYAAWGKQGQQLMYVFENNIYYQSDVRSNSLRITSSGMDGVIFNGLADWLYEEEILHSHLAHWWSPDGEKLAFLTINDTLVPNMALAQFTGSTYPRGLQYPYPMAGQTNPAVKLSVVNLFGVTHTVELQPPNQIRDFYITMVKWIRNTHLAVRWLARAQNASVLTVCDAAVGVCLARHEDTSDTWIPRQNQEPLFSKDMSKFFLAVPERQSGGQGEFHHIAMFTKKLQGNKNEIERITSGAWEVTQIVSYDENKQLIYFLSTEDSAQQRHLYSVSTLGAFPRQCLTCGLREACTFFEANISPDAEGAILHCKGKSLNVTLFGDLFSCSQRHFYLVCFSFLEALVGPGVPSVLLLSLDEVESYFILENNRPLWSLLSTKRMVQTQIHTIHHNNFELPLKLILPHDFSESFLYGLLLIIGSSPGDQAVTEEFSLDWDRVLVGSEQVIVARLDGRGSGFRGQKMLHQLYHNIGQVDVEDQKAALAYLAKLPFIDPTRVGVFGEDYGGYLTLMLLKSTEGMIRCAAAQAPVVDWTMYASAFSERYFGLPSTEENIYQMSQVLPDLKGLQGGTLFLAHGTADANVHFQHSAELIKHLIRVGANYTMQIYPDEGHFLSRRSQIQLRHSLIGYFTGCLLDASSLLDRQAEDE, from the exons ATGACAGCCTCGAAGGATCCGAGCAAGAAGAAATCAAAAGAGGATCCGCAAGATGAG GAGTTTGTGGACACCAGCACTCCTCAAAGGAACTGGAAGGGGATCGCCATCTCTCTGCTGGTGATTGTGGCTGTCTGCTCACTCATCACCATGTCTGTGGTCGTCCTCACACCTG CCGATCTCCCAGGCAGCATCAAGTCTGCATTGACTGTAGATGATCTGTACTCTTCAGAGTTCACTGTGCACGACCCAGAAGTCACATGGATAAGTG ATTCCGAGGTGGCGTACAGGAACCGAGATAACAATGTTGTGAGATTTGATTTCACCCTCAACGAGACGCAAGTCCTGCTTAGCAACGCGACCTTT GTGTCCTTCAAGGTGGCAAAGTACTCGCTCTCGGCAGACCTTCAATACGCGCTCTTTGCTTATGACGTCAAACAG ATGTACAGATATTCCTACCAGGCTTCCTACATTGTTTACAACATATACACACG GGAGGTTTGGGAACTAAACCCTCCAGAAGTTTCCAACGCTGTGCTGCAGTATGCGGCGTGGGGGAAACAAGGACAACAACTG ATGTACGTCTTTGAGAACAACATCTACTACCAGTCGGACGTGAGGAGCAACTCCCTGAGGATCACCTCTTCTGGCATGGATGGTGTCATCTTCAACGGGCTTGCTGACTGGCTTTATGAAG AGGAGATTCTGCACTCGCATTTGGCCCACTGGTGGTCCCCTGATGGCGAGAAACTGGCTTTCCTCACCATCAACGACACATTGGTACCCAACATGGCTTTGGCCCAGTTCACTGGCAGCACCTACCCTCGAGGACTCCAGTACCCGTATCCCATG GCTGGCCAGACAAACCCTGCGGTCAAGCTGTCTGTGGTCAATCTCTTCGGGGTGACACACACTGTGGAGCTGCAGCCTCCCAATCAGATACG GGATTTCTACATCACCATGGTGAAGTGGATCCGTAACACGCACCTCGCCGTGCGCTGGCTCGCTCGGGCCCAGAATGCATCAGTGCTGACAGTGTGCGATGCCGCCGTAGGAGTCTGCCTGGCG AGGCATGAGGATACTTCAGACACGTGGATCCCCAGGCAG AACCAGGAGCCTCTGTTTTCTAAAGACATGAGCAAGTTTTTTCTTGCCGTTCCTGAGAGACAAAGCGGAGGTCAGGGTGAATTCCACCACATCGCCATGTTTACCAAAAAG ctcCAAGGGAACAAGAATGAGATTGAGCGAATAACATCCGGTGCCTGGGAGGTGACACAAATTGTGTCTTACGATGAAAACAAGCAGCTCAT ATACTTCCTGAGCACAGAAGATTCTGCACAACAGAGGCATTTGTACAG CGTGTCCACCCTGGGTGCGTTTCCACGGCAATGCCTCACCTGCGGACTGCGTGAGGCGTGCACCTTCTTTGAGGCTAACATCAGCCCTGACGCGGAAGGCGCCATCTTGCATTGCAAAGGCAAATCTCTCAATGTGACCTTGTTTGGTGACCTGTTTTCATGTTCACAAAGACACTTTTACcttgtttgcttttcttttcttgaggCGCTCGTAGGTCCGGGAGTTCCATCGGTGCTGCTTCTTAGTTTGGATGAGGTGGAAT CCTATTTCATCCTGGAAAACAATCGCCCTCTGTGGTCGCTGCTGTCCACCAAAAGAATGGTTCAGACCCAAATCCACACCATCCATCATAACAACTTTG AGCTGCCTCTGAAGCTCATCCTTCCTCATGACTTCTCCGAGTCCTTCCTCTATGGCCTTCTGCTCATCAT CGGCAGCTCTCCTGGTGATCAGGCGGTCACGGAGGAGTTTAGTCTGGACTGGGACAGGGTGCTGGTGGGGTCGGAGCAGGTGATTGTGGCTCGGCTCGACGGTCGAGGTTCAGGGTTCCGGGGTCAAAA GATGTTGCATCAGCTCTACCACAACATTGGGCAGGTGGACGTTGAGGACCAGAAAGCAGCTCTAGC GTACTTGGCGAAGCTTCCTTTTATCGATCCAACTAGGGTTGGCGTTTTTGGAGAG gactacggcggCTACCTGACGCTGATGCTACTCAAGTCAACTGAGGGGATGATCCGATGCGCTGCCGCTCAGGCTCCTGTTGTTGACTGGACCATGTATG CTTCAGCATTCTCAGAGCGATATTTTGGCTTGCCTTCAACTGAGGAGAACATTTATCAA ATGTCCCAAGTTCTCCCAGACCTGAAAGGCCTGCAGGGAGGAACTCTGTTCCTTGCCCATGGGACTGCTGACG CAAATGTTCACTTTCAGCACTCAGCGGAGCTCATCAAGCACTTGATCAGGGTGGGAGCCAACTACACCATGCAG ATCTACCCCGATGAAGGCCACTTCCTGTCGAGACGCAGCCAGATTCAGCTGAGGCACTCTTTGATTGGTTATTTCACAGGTTGCCTGTTGGACGCGTCGTCGTTACTGGACCGGCAAGCGGAAGATGAGTGA